From Lolium perenne isolate Kyuss_39 chromosome 5, Kyuss_2.0, whole genome shotgun sequence, a single genomic window includes:
- the LOC127303100 gene encoding uncharacterized protein, giving the protein MDHSSSMSYTHMLNSSIPSHDPQNTTSHPANMDASQFSMNHQSSQFAPIAPFAPNLQQYNPYHANPFFAQPRSHQFIPPPASYQGHYQGNVGQYSHAAYGGCSSNNPASPVASMAYFGQTGGSGSRDGENSPIFGSGTPLSTAPGVEAPGNNEEESESSPDENAQKGKSKNWSEKEDEWLVSAWLNNSNDPIDGISKKSDRFWKQIVDEYNMNAPPKLKKTIVQCKNHWNKTAPKVKRFNAVYNELKSVYASGQSEEQLMKKVRVKYMADTNTKRPFRFEHWWEMVRKQQIWRSELSFEKTNKRNKLTASGEYSSSNKEADGEEESARPPQGQKAAKAQQKGKDKAKAKSGILTNENVQQFNELQLRKSIAAEKMAAAALLQAETEKEKTKAEKLDKYLNLIDKDTSGYSDSQKLRHEQVVEYLAKELGLN; this is encoded by the coding sequence ATGGACCATTCATCCTCCATGAGTTATACACACATGTTGAACTCCTCAATCCCATCCCATGATCCACAAAATACAACTAGCCACCCAGCAAACATGGATGCATCGCAGTTTTCCATGAACCATCAATCATCCCAGTTTGCTCCCATTGCTCCCTTTGCTCCCAATCTGCAACAATACAATCCTTACCATGCCAATCCGTTTTTTGCTCAACCAAGAAGCCATCAGTTCATACCACCACCAGCAAGCTACCAAGGTCATTATCAAGGCAATGTCGGTCAATACTCACATGCGGCTTATGGAGGGTGTTCAAGCAACAACCCTGCATCCCCCGTTGCATCCATGGCATATTTTGGACAAACTGGTGGAAGTGGTTCGCGGGATGGCGAGAATAGTCCAATTTTTGGTTCAGGTACTCCATTATCTACTGCACCTGGAGTAGAAGCCCCTGGTAACAATGAAGAAGAAAGTGAGAGCAGTCCAGATGAAAATGCACAGAAAGGAAAAAGCAAGAACTGGAGTGAGAAAGAGGATGAATGGCTAGTGAGTGCTTGGCTGAACAACTCCAATGATCCAATAGACGGGATCTCAAAGAAGTCAGATCGCTTTTGGAAGCAAATAGTAGATGAGTACAACATGAATGCACCTCCAAAGCTGAAAAAAACAATTGTCCAGTGCAAAAATCACTGGAACAAGACTGCACCAAAGGTTAAGAGGTTCAATGCTGTATACAATGAATTGAAAAGTGTTTATGCTAGTGGACAATCCGAAGAACAATTGATGAAGAAAGTTCGTGTGAAGTACATGGCAGATACCAACACAAAAAGGCCCTTTCGATTTGAGCACTGGTGGGAAATGGTGAGGAAACAACAAATATGGAGAAGTGAGCTGTCTTTTGAGAAAACGAATAAGAGAAATAAGCTGACTGCATCAGGAGAATATAGTTCTTCAAATAAAGAagccgatggagaagaagaaagtGCAAGACCCCCACAAGGTCAGAAGGCTGccaaggcacaacaaaagggGAAAGATAAAGCCAAGGCAAAATCAGGAATCTTAACAAATGAAAATGTGCAGCAATTTAATGAGCTTCAACTGAGGAAATCTATTGCTGCTGAGAAAATGGCAGCAGCTGCATTACTACAAGCTGAAACCGAGAAGGAGAAGACAAAGGCTGAAAAGCTTGACAAATATCTTAATCTCATTGATAAGGATACTTCAGGTTACAGTGACAGTCAGAAGTTGAGGCATGAACAAGTGGTAGAGTACTTAGCGAAGGAGCTTGGGCTCAACTAA
- the LOC127298550 gene encoding protein ALP1-like yields the protein MSTDSNSQPNQPDHPNGPISFSTINDFFWDFVNDPVEGQIEEQIQAQIEAQQMSSHHRNKSRRHVDRNREAAEKQLMDDYFSDNPRYNDKQFRRRFRMRRHLFHHIVQTLTDWSPQFRQRSDAFGKIGFSPLHKCTAAMRMLAYGTPADALDENLRMGESTVLECLTYFCEGVMKNFGPDYLRRPKNEDINRLLQIGEARGFPGMLGSLDCMHWQWKNCPVEWQGAYTRGDQGAATIMLEAVASQDLWIWHAFFGTAGSNNDLNVLYQSPLFTEVVQGKAPEVQFMVNGNEYKLGYYLADGIYPEWAAFVKTIPLPQSEKHKLFAQHQEGARKDVERAFGVLQARFAIIREPGRMWQKKTLAEIMYTCIILHNMIVEDERDSYEVRYDLDYEPGSYSIALEGLEEGPIHGFDMVLEANAAIRDRPTHRRLKADLVEHIWQKYGGNEA from the coding sequence ATGTCCACAGACTCAAACTCTCAGCCAAACCAGCCAGATCACCCCAATGGCCCAATTAGTTTTTCTACCATCAATGATTTCTTTTGGGACTTTGTCAATGATCCAGTTGAAGGTCAGATAGAGGAACAAATTCAAGCTCAGATTGAAGCGCAACAAATGTCTAGTCACCATCGAAATAAGTCTCGCAGGCACGTCGATAGAAACCGTGAAGCTGCTGAAAAGCAATTGATGGATGACTACTTCTCGGATAATCCTAGGTACAATGATAAGCAGTTTCGTCGAAGATTCCGTATGCGGCGCCATCTATTTCATCACATTGTGCAAACCCTTACTGATTGGTCTCCACAATTCCGCCAACGGAGTGATGCATTTGGCAAGATTGGATTTTCTCCTTTGCACAAATGCACAGCTGCTATGCGTATGTTGGCATATGGCACACCGGCTGATGCCCTTGATGAAAATCTACGAATGGGTGAAAGCACAGTCCTTGAGTGCTTGACCTATTTCTGCGAAGGTGTGATGAAGAATTTTGGTCCAGACTACCTACGGAGGCCCAAGAATGAAGATATAAATCGATTGCTTCAAATAGGGGAGGCACGAGGCTTTCCTGGAATGTTAGGAAGCctcgattgcatgcattggcaatggaagaattGTCCAGTTGAGTGGCAGGGGGCGTACACTCGTGGTGATCAAGGGGCAGCCACAATCATGCTTGAAGCTGTTGCATCTCAGGACCTATGGATATGGCATGCATTTTTTGGTACTGCTGGATCAAATAATGATCTCAATGTGCTATACCAGTCACCTTTGTTTACAGAAGTAGTACAGGGAAAGGCTCCAGAGGTTCAGTTTATGGTCAATGGTAATGAGTACAAGCTGGGATATTACTTAGCAGATGGTATTTATCCGGAGTGGGCAGCATTTGTGAAAACAATCCCCTTGCCTCAAAGTGAAAAGCACAAGTTATTTGCACAGCATCAAGAAGGAGCGAGGAAAGATGTAGAGCGTGCCTTTGGTGTTTTGCAAGCTCGTTTTGCCATTATACGGGAGCCAGGACGTATGTGGCAAAAGAAGACGCTTGCTGAGATCATGTATACTTGCATCAtattgcacaacatgatcgtcgaGGACGAGAGGGACTCCTATGAGGTTCGTTATGATTTGGACTACGAACCAGGAAGTTATTCTATAGCACTAGAAGGACTTGAAGAAGGGCCAATTCACGGATTTGATATGGTACTCGAGGCAAATGCTGCAATTCGTGATCGACCTACTCACCGCCGGCTAAAGGCTGACTTAGTGGAGCATATTTGGCAGAAATATGGAGGCAATGAAGCTTAG